The proteins below come from a single Limisphaera ngatamarikiensis genomic window:
- a CDS encoding right-handed parallel beta-helix repeat-containing protein: MKWWDSMTRSGGGGRHKMGGWRHGGRGCRPVQAGVLSACLWGPVLWVGLSGGIPWVRGAAGDGVPAGPVFYVAVGGNDGWSGRAPELRPGTTDGPFATLPRALSAVREARRTGALASNTPARIVLRGGTYFLAEPVVLTPEDSHLEIAAFGTERPVLSAGRPVSGWQVMVRGGEVWWETQLPEVRGAAGPYRQLWVNGRRAVRARHPDRGYLPVAGVPDPTPRWHDGQRRFQCRAGDVPAGPTLTNAEAVVMNRWTDSHLPIVGWDGATRILSFGKRSVYQLEPGDLYYLEGAREFWDAPGEWWLELDTGRLFYRPRAGEDPVRASAVVANGPVVLRVEGQPERNAYVENVRFTGLTFSHTEWWFPADAETARRLAMSWPAPAHEVGGFGQAAVGVPAAVQAVGLHGSRFERCRFVHLGTYGLELGRGCVSNRVLQCEFADLGAGGIKIGETIIRTDWRDVARANEVADCHLHDGGRIFHSAVAVWIGQSPDNRLVHNHIHDFYYTGISVGWTWGYDPRALATNQWVAWNHVHHIGVQSDGDGPILSDMGGIYTLGRQVGTRIVNNLWHDIAGVRYGGWGIYFDEGTQGALAESNLVYRTTHGGFHQHYGATNVVRNNIFAFGRDHQLQRTRDEDHISFIFTNNLVVFDQGTVLGGSWRNDRFVMDGNLYWDLRPGARWDEPRFGGVSWEQWRARGHDRHSLIGDPLFVAPRAGDFRLRSGSPARLIGFQPLVLDGVGPRRSPPTD, translated from the coding sequence ATGAAATGGTGGGATTCGATGACGCGGTCCGGTGGCGGCGGTCGACACAAGATGGGGGGATGGCGCCATGGAGGACGCGGGTGCAGACCCGTGCAGGCGGGCGTCCTGTCGGCATGTTTGTGGGGTCCGGTTTTGTGGGTTGGCCTGTCCGGCGGCATTCCGTGGGTGCGGGGTGCGGCGGGGGACGGTGTGCCCGCCGGACCGGTGTTTTACGTGGCGGTTGGGGGCAACGACGGATGGTCGGGCAGGGCCCCCGAACTCCGCCCCGGCACCACGGACGGCCCGTTTGCGACCCTGCCGCGTGCGCTGTCAGCCGTGCGCGAGGCGCGGCGTACCGGTGCGCTGGCATCGAACACGCCGGCGCGAATTGTCCTGCGGGGCGGCACATATTTTCTGGCGGAGCCCGTGGTGCTGACCCCGGAGGATTCCCATTTGGAGATCGCCGCGTTCGGTACGGAACGACCCGTGCTGAGCGCCGGGCGACCGGTGTCGGGCTGGCAGGTCATGGTGCGGGGTGGTGAGGTTTGGTGGGAGACACAGTTGCCCGAGGTGCGCGGTGCGGCCGGGCCGTATCGGCAACTTTGGGTGAACGGCCGACGTGCAGTGCGGGCCCGGCATCCGGATCGGGGTTACTTGCCGGTGGCAGGTGTGCCGGATCCAACACCCCGCTGGCATGATGGCCAGCGCAGGTTCCAATGCCGGGCGGGGGACGTGCCGGCAGGACCCACCCTGACCAACGCCGAGGCGGTGGTAATGAATCGCTGGACCGATTCGCATCTGCCGATCGTGGGCTGGGACGGCGCCACGCGCATCCTGAGTTTCGGGAAGCGTTCCGTTTATCAGTTGGAGCCGGGCGACCTCTACTACCTGGAGGGTGCCCGCGAGTTTTGGGATGCGCCGGGGGAATGGTGGCTGGAGTTGGACACCGGCCGGTTGTTCTACCGGCCGCGTGCGGGTGAGGATCCGGTGCGCGCTTCGGCGGTGGTGGCGAATGGCCCCGTGGTCTTGCGCGTGGAAGGGCAGCCGGAGCGGAATGCGTACGTCGAGAACGTCCGTTTCACGGGCCTGACCTTTTCGCACACCGAGTGGTGGTTCCCCGCGGATGCCGAGACGGCGCGGCGGCTGGCCATGTCGTGGCCGGCACCGGCGCATGAGGTGGGCGGATTCGGTCAGGCTGCCGTGGGTGTGCCGGCGGCGGTGCAGGCGGTGGGGCTGCACGGGAGCCGGTTTGAACGATGCCGGTTTGTCCATCTGGGCACGTACGGTCTGGAGCTCGGGCGGGGATGCGTGTCCAACCGCGTTTTGCAGTGCGAGTTTGCGGATTTGGGCGCCGGCGGCATCAAGATTGGCGAGACGATCATTCGGACGGACTGGCGGGACGTTGCCCGGGCCAACGAGGTGGCAGACTGCCATTTGCATGACGGCGGTCGGATTTTTCACAGTGCCGTGGCGGTGTGGATCGGCCAGTCGCCGGACAACAGGCTCGTCCACAATCACATTCACGACTTTTATTACACGGGCATCTCGGTGGGATGGACCTGGGGTTACGATCCGCGGGCCCTGGCGACGAACCAGTGGGTGGCGTGGAATCATGTTCACCATATCGGGGTGCAATCGGATGGCGACGGCCCGATTTTGAGTGACATGGGCGGCATCTATACCCTGGGCCGGCAGGTCGGCACCCGGATCGTCAACAACCTGTGGCATGACATCGCGGGCGTCCGTTACGGGGGCTGGGGCATCTATTTCGACGAGGGGACACAGGGCGCGCTTGCCGAGAGCAACCTGGTGTACCGGACAACGCACGGTGGCTTTCACCAACACTACGGCGCCACCAACGTGGTGCGAAACAACATCTTCGCCTTTGGGCGGGATCACCAGCTGCAGCGCACGCGCGACGAAGACCACATCAGCTTCATCTTCACCAACAACCTTGTGGTCTTCGATCAGGGGACGGTCCTGGGCGGCAGCTGGCGAAACGACCGCTTCGTCATGGACGGAAATCTCTATTGGGACCTGCGTCCCGGCGCGCGTTGGGACGAACCGCGGTTTGGCGGGG
- a CDS encoding glycosyl hydrolase family 28-related protein: MRTSWKPLPGVVAVLWSAIVGLAGAAVQDRWNVLEFGAVPDGRTDCTAAFQRALDEAGRQGGGVVYAPRGQYRFEGSLQVPPGVTLRGVWESVPAHNGIRDRGLPKPTDDGTTFLVTGGAGSEDGAPFITLNHNSTLKGVVIYYPDQDPETEPKPYPWAIAMRGKNPAVLAVELLNPYQGIDASQNERHLIRDVHGQPLRRGILVDAIYDVGRIENVHFNPWWSLRPRVRRWQQENGEAFIFGRSDWQYVFNTFCFGYNVGYKFVATRAGVCNGNFLGIGADDCYTAVVVEQSAPYGLLISNGEFVSFHGPDPTMVRVESRHTGAVRFVNCAFWGPCNQIARVAGQGTVGFSDCTFVQWDRNNEGRYALQIDGGHVLVRGCEFQADKPQVRVGDAVRRAVIQGNLMRGRLAIEAPSRPGIVVRDNAAADAP; encoded by the coding sequence ATGCGAACCAGTTGGAAACCTCTCCCGGGAGTTGTGGCCGTGCTGTGGTCTGCCATCGTCGGTTTGGCCGGTGCGGCGGTGCAGGATCGGTGGAATGTGTTGGAATTTGGCGCGGTGCCGGACGGGCGGACCGACTGCACGGCGGCTTTTCAGCGCGCGCTGGATGAAGCGGGTCGGCAGGGGGGCGGCGTGGTGTACGCGCCCCGCGGTCAGTATCGTTTCGAGGGTTCCTTGCAGGTGCCCCCGGGCGTGACGTTGCGGGGCGTGTGGGAGTCGGTGCCGGCGCACAACGGGATTCGGGATCGGGGTTTGCCAAAGCCGACCGACGACGGTACGACCTTTCTGGTCACGGGCGGGGCCGGCTCGGAGGACGGGGCACCCTTCATCACGCTGAATCACAACAGCACGCTCAAAGGTGTGGTCATTTATTACCCGGACCAGGATCCGGAGACGGAGCCGAAGCCTTATCCGTGGGCCATTGCGATGCGGGGAAAGAATCCCGCGGTGTTGGCGGTGGAGCTGCTCAATCCCTATCAGGGGATTGATGCTTCGCAGAATGAGCGGCATTTGATTCGCGATGTGCACGGGCAGCCGCTGCGGCGCGGGATCCTGGTGGATGCGATTTACGATGTGGGTCGCATTGAGAATGTGCATTTCAACCCGTGGTGGAGTCTGCGCCCGCGGGTTCGCCGGTGGCAGCAGGAGAATGGCGAGGCCTTCATTTTCGGGCGGAGTGACTGGCAGTATGTCTTCAACACCTTCTGCTTCGGGTACAATGTGGGATACAAATTCGTGGCCACCCGGGCGGGGGTGTGCAACGGGAACTTTTTGGGGATCGGCGCGGACGACTGTTACACGGCTGTGGTGGTGGAGCAGAGCGCGCCCTATGGACTGCTGATCAGCAACGGCGAGTTCGTTTCGTTTCACGGACCGGATCCGACGATGGTGCGGGTGGAATCCCGGCACACGGGTGCGGTCCGGTTTGTGAACTGCGCGTTTTGGGGACCGTGCAATCAGATTGCCAGGGTGGCCGGCCAGGGAACGGTCGGGTTCAGTGACTGCACGTTCGTGCAGTGGGACCGCAACAACGAGGGTCGGTATGCATTGCAGATCGATGGCGGTCATGTGCTGGTGCGGGGTTGCGAGTTTCAAGCCGATAAACCGCAAGTCCGGGTCGGCGATGCCGTGCGGCGGGCGGTGATCCAGGGCAACCTGATGCGGGGCAGGCTGGCGATCGAGGCGCCTTCCCGGCCCGGGATTGTTGTGCGCGACAACGCGGCCGCGGACGCTCCGTGA
- a CDS encoding P-II family nitrogen regulator, translating to MNGHSMTLVTVVCEALARQPLLELLHAMGIQGYTLFPVEGAGAKGDRPADIEEFGNIQVEVILPAEAAATLMERLSAEFLPRFAAIVYGTEVRVLRPEKFRPREP from the coding sequence ATGAACGGCCATTCCATGACGCTGGTGACGGTGGTGTGCGAGGCGCTGGCGCGGCAACCGTTGCTGGAGCTGCTGCATGCGATGGGTATTCAGGGTTACACGCTGTTTCCTGTGGAGGGCGCGGGGGCCAAGGGAGATCGCCCGGCGGATATCGAGGAGTTCGGAAACATTCAGGTGGAGGTCATCCTGCCGGCCGAGGCGGCGGCAACGCTGATGGAGCGATTATCGGCCGAGTTTTTACCCCGGTTTGCGGCGATTGTGTATGGGACCGAGGTTCGGGTCCTGCGGCCGGAAAAGTTTCGGCCACGTGAGCCATAA
- a CDS encoding sodium-dependent bicarbonate transport family permease yields the protein MEFWESVRLNLGSPPILFFALGVLSVLMRADLRLPEPIYVGLSTYLLMAIGFKGGVALAEAGLARVWLPGLGAVVLGAVIPLWCYALLRWGLKFSAVDAAAIGAHYGSVSAVTFVTALQYLRGLGASYEPYASAFLAVMESPAIVVGVVLGRWSVRRGGLTWREWRQLAHEALLGRSVFLLMGSLLVGMLSGKRGLEMTEGFLVTPFQGVLALFLFEMGMVAARRLGDLRRVGPALVLFALGMPLVHALIGFWVGYGTGLSAGGAYLMAVLAASASYIAAPAAMRLALPEANPTLYLTASLAVTFPFNVTLGLPLYAQMVRWFLGHFP from the coding sequence ATGGAGTTCTGGGAGAGTGTCCGATTGAACCTGGGTTCGCCGCCCATCCTGTTTTTTGCGCTGGGCGTTTTGTCGGTGTTGATGCGGGCGGATTTGCGGCTTCCCGAGCCGATCTATGTGGGGTTGAGCACGTACTTGTTGATGGCCATCGGGTTCAAGGGCGGCGTGGCACTGGCGGAGGCGGGGCTGGCCCGGGTGTGGCTGCCGGGGCTGGGGGCGGTGGTACTGGGGGCGGTGATTCCGTTGTGGTGTTATGCGTTGCTGCGGTGGGGATTGAAGTTTTCCGCGGTGGACGCGGCGGCGATCGGGGCTCATTACGGGTCGGTCAGCGCGGTGACGTTTGTGACGGCCCTTCAGTACCTCCGGGGTTTGGGGGCATCGTACGAGCCGTATGCCAGTGCGTTTCTGGCGGTGATGGAATCACCGGCGATTGTGGTGGGGGTGGTTTTGGGGCGGTGGTCTGTGCGTCGTGGCGGCCTGACGTGGCGGGAGTGGCGTCAACTGGCGCACGAGGCCCTGCTGGGACGGAGTGTCTTCCTGTTGATGGGCTCGTTGTTGGTGGGCATGCTTTCCGGCAAGCGCGGGTTGGAGATGACGGAGGGTTTCCTGGTGACGCCCTTTCAGGGGGTGCTGGCGTTGTTTTTGTTCGAGATGGGCATGGTGGCGGCACGGCGATTGGGCGATCTGCGGCGGGTGGGACCGGCCCTGGTCCTTTTTGCGCTGGGGATGCCGTTGGTGCATGCCCTGATCGGCTTCTGGGTGGGGTACGGAACGGGCCTGAGCGCGGGGGGTGCATATCTGATGGCGGTGCTGGCGGCCAGCGCGTCCTACATCGCCGCGCCGGCGGCGATGCGATTGGCCCTGCCGGAGGCAAATCCGACGCTGTATCTGACGGCTTCGTTGGCGGTGACGTTTCCGTTCAACGTGACCCTGGGCTTGCCGCTGTATGCCCAGATGGTCCGGTGGTTTCTCGGACACTTCCCATGA
- the purE gene encoding 5-(carboxyamino)imidazole ribonucleotide mutase has translation MATSTKAGPLVGVIMGSDSDWPTLRAAAEVLEEFGVPYEARVVSAHRTPLDMARYGRRAEARGLRVIIAGAGGAAHLPGMVASHTVLPVIGVPVMTQALHGLDSLLSIVQMPAGVPVATVAIGNARNAGLLAVQILAVEDDRLRARLHDYRARLARESRAKNRSLGAEK, from the coding sequence ATGGCGACGTCCACGAAGGCCGGACCCCTGGTGGGGGTGATCATGGGGAGTGATTCCGACTGGCCGACGCTTCGAGCGGCGGCGGAGGTGTTGGAGGAGTTTGGGGTACCCTACGAGGCGCGGGTGGTTTCGGCGCATCGCACGCCGCTGGACATGGCCCGGTACGGTCGCAGGGCGGAGGCGCGCGGATTGCGGGTGATCATCGCGGGTGCGGGCGGGGCGGCGCATCTGCCCGGCATGGTGGCCAGTCACACGGTGTTGCCGGTGATCGGGGTGCCGGTGATGACCCAGGCGCTGCACGGTTTGGACTCGTTGCTTTCGATTGTGCAGATGCCGGCGGGTGTACCGGTGGCCACGGTGGCCATCGGGAATGCCCGGAACGCGGGATTACTCGCCGTGCAGATTCTGGCGGTGGAAGACGACCGGCTGCGGGCGCGTCTGCACGATTACCGGGCGCGGCTGGCTCGTGAGTCGCGGGCCAAGAACCGGTCCCTGGGCGCGGAGAAGTGA
- the ilvD gene encoding dihydroxy-acid dehydratase, which yields MAELPRPWSARVLDGADRAPSRAMLYPVGFRPEDFGRPVIGIASTWGMVTPCNMHLDQLARAAEAGVNEAGGKGVIFNTITISDGISMGTEGMKYSLVSREVIADSIETVVACQGMDGLVALGGCDKNMPGCLIAMARLNRPAVFVYGGTILPGCLPGTDRKLDIVSVFEAVGAYARGRITEAEFQAIERCAIPGPGSCGGMYTANTMASAIEALGMSLPNSSAQNAVSPAKGEDARRAGQAVVNLLRLGLKPRDIMTREAFENAITVVIALGGSTNAVLHLLAMAHAAGVELSLDDFDRIGRRVPVLADLKPSGRFWMSDLVAIGGIRPLMRRLWQAGLLHGECRTVTGRTLAEDLADVPDYPPGQEIIRPLDRPIKPESHLVILRGNLAPEGAVAKITGKEGLRFEGRARVFDSEEQAMEAILGGRIQKGDVVVIRYEGPRGGPGMREMLGPTSAIMGQGLGGDVALITDGRFSGGTHGFVVGHISPEAYLGGPLALVRDGDPIRIDAVERTLTLEVSEVELAVRRAQWRRPPPRYRTGVLAKYAQLVSSASLGAVTDLQLNP from the coding sequence ATGGCGGAGTTGCCACGACCCTGGTCGGCGCGGGTGTTGGACGGGGCGGATCGTGCGCCCAGCCGCGCCATGCTTTATCCCGTGGGTTTTCGGCCGGAGGACTTCGGCCGACCGGTGATCGGTATTGCGTCCACGTGGGGCATGGTGACGCCCTGCAACATGCATCTGGATCAGCTGGCGCGGGCGGCGGAGGCGGGAGTGAACGAGGCCGGCGGCAAGGGAGTGATCTTCAACACCATCACGATCTCGGACGGGATCTCCATGGGCACCGAGGGCATGAAATATTCGCTGGTGTCCCGGGAGGTGATTGCGGATTCGATCGAGACGGTGGTGGCCTGCCAGGGGATGGACGGTTTGGTGGCATTGGGCGGGTGCGACAAGAACATGCCCGGCTGCCTGATCGCGATGGCGCGGTTGAACCGTCCGGCGGTGTTTGTGTACGGGGGGACCATCCTGCCCGGATGCCTGCCGGGCACGGATCGGAAGCTGGACATCGTTTCGGTGTTTGAGGCGGTGGGCGCGTATGCGCGGGGGCGGATCACGGAGGCGGAGTTTCAGGCCATTGAGCGTTGTGCCATCCCGGGCCCGGGCTCGTGCGGGGGCATGTACACGGCCAATACGATGGCCAGCGCGATCGAGGCGCTGGGGATGAGCCTGCCGAACAGTTCGGCCCAGAATGCGGTGTCGCCGGCCAAAGGGGAGGATGCGCGCCGTGCCGGGCAGGCTGTGGTGAATCTGTTGCGGCTCGGCTTGAAGCCACGCGACATCATGACGCGGGAGGCTTTTGAGAACGCGATTACGGTGGTGATTGCTCTGGGCGGTTCGACCAATGCCGTGCTGCATCTGCTGGCCATGGCCCACGCGGCAGGGGTGGAGTTGTCGCTGGATGACTTTGACCGGATCGGCCGGCGGGTGCCGGTGCTGGCGGATTTGAAGCCGAGCGGGCGGTTTTGGATGAGTGACCTGGTGGCCATCGGAGGGATACGGCCGCTAATGAGGCGACTGTGGCAGGCGGGCCTGCTGCACGGCGAATGTCGCACGGTGACCGGTCGAACATTGGCCGAGGACCTGGCGGACGTGCCGGATTATCCGCCGGGGCAGGAGATCATCCGGCCGCTGGACCGGCCGATCAAACCGGAGAGTCACCTGGTGATCCTGCGGGGGAACCTGGCTCCCGAAGGTGCGGTGGCCAAAATCACTGGCAAGGAGGGTTTGAGGTTTGAGGGCCGCGCACGGGTGTTTGACTCCGAGGAACAGGCCATGGAGGCGATTCTGGGGGGCCGCATTCAGAAAGGGGATGTGGTGGTGATTCGGTATGAGGGGCCGCGGGGTGGACCGGGCATGCGGGAGATGCTGGGGCCAACCTCGGCCATCATGGGGCAGGGGCTGGGCGGGGATGTGGCGTTGATCACCGACGGTCGGTTTTCCGGAGGTACCCATGGTTTCGTGGTGGGGCACATCAGTCCGGAGGCCTACCTGGGTGGGCCCCTGGCCCTGGTGCGGGACGGGGATCCCATCCGGATTGACGCGGTGGAACGGACGTTGACGCTGGAGGTGAGCGAGGTCGAACTGGCTGTACGGCGTGCGCAGTGGCGCCGGCCGCCGCCCCGGTATCGGACGGGTGTGCTGGCCAAGTACGCCCAACTGGTGAGCTCGGCTTCGCTGGGGGCGGTGACGGATTTGCAGTTGAACCCTTGA